In one window of Candidatus Lernaella stagnicola DNA:
- a CDS encoding P1 family peptidase: MSGSITDVSGLRVGHAHDAVGRTGVTVIWCDPPAVGSVDRRGAAVSTRQCDSLLPQHLLSRVDAVVLTGGSAFGLGASSGVMDALAARGAGMPTPGRPVPIVPCAALFDLGFGSGEAVPTPELAAQAFAAAGIETAEGSVGAGHGATVGKLFGLAGAMKGGVGTASRTREDGLVVGALAAVNAWGDVIDSATGAIVAGAREPGGNFADIARVLSTRPPAQRPGFSMIDNTVLVVVATNAKLDKNLAGFVARMAQTGLARAVRPCHGPYDGDVVFALSTGNQGADLPAIGQMAADAVSEAIVRAVQKADGFGILPAVSDL, from the coding sequence ATGTCCGGATCCATCACCGATGTGTCGGGCCTGCGCGTCGGCCACGCGCACGACGCCGTGGGTCGCACAGGCGTTACCGTCATCTGGTGTGATCCGCCCGCCGTCGGGTCGGTGGATCGCCGCGGCGCCGCCGTCAGCACGCGGCAATGCGATTCCCTATTGCCGCAACACTTGCTGTCTCGCGTGGACGCCGTCGTCTTGACCGGCGGCAGTGCTTTCGGTTTAGGAGCTTCTTCCGGTGTGATGGACGCCCTCGCGGCGCGCGGTGCGGGTATGCCCACTCCAGGGCGCCCGGTGCCGATCGTCCCCTGCGCGGCGCTTTTTGATTTGGGCTTCGGCAGCGGCGAGGCGGTCCCGACTCCGGAACTGGCCGCCCAAGCCTTCGCGGCGGCCGGCATCGAAACGGCCGAGGGTTCGGTCGGCGCGGGACACGGCGCGACGGTCGGCAAACTCTTCGGGCTGGCCGGCGCGATGAAAGGCGGCGTGGGCACGGCCTCCCGGACCAGGGAGGACGGCTTGGTCGTCGGGGCCTTGGCGGCGGTGAACGCCTGGGGCGATGTGATCGACAGCGCGACCGGCGCGATTGTGGCGGGAGCGCGCGAACCCGGCGGCAACTTTGCCGACATCGCCCGCGTGCTGTCCACCCGCCCGCCGGCGCAGCGTCCCGGCTTTTCGATGATCGACAACACCGTGCTGGTCGTCGTGGCCACCAACGCCAAGCTCGACAAGAACCTGGCCGGATTCGTCGCCCGCATGGCGCAAACCGGCTTGGCGCGAGCCGTGCGGCCCTGCCACGGCCCCTACGACGGCGACGTGGTGTTCGCCCTATCAACCGGCAACCAGGGCGCCGACCTGCCCGCGATCGGCCAAATGGCGGCCGACGCCGTGTCCGAAGCGATTGTGCGGGCGGTGCAAAAGGCGGACGGTTTCGGCATTCTACCGGCCGTGAGCGATCTCTAG